TTATTTCTCTGGGTGCCGGGTGACTGATGAAATATATGGGACTCGCCGTGGCACCATAGGCACCGCTGGATCTGATCGCGATCACATCGCCCGGTTCGAGTCCGTTGAATTTCACCTGACGCCCCAGCGTGTCGATCGTGGTGCACAGCGGGCCCACGAGGGTGTACGCCTGCTCCCGATCGCAGTTGTTCCCTGCGGCGGCAACCTTGAACATTCGGTAGTTCCGCTGGACGACGCTTCCCAAGTGTCCGGCCGCTCCGAGATGGTGGTTCATGCCGCCATCGCAGATGCAGATGTCCACGCCTCGCGAGCGCTTCTTACGGATCACGCGCGTCAGGTAGAAGCCCGCTTCGCCAACGAGGTAGCGCCCGGTCTCGAGCACCAGCTCCGTAGCCGCAAACGCCGAGTCCGTCTTCAGCGCCTCCAGCGCCCGATTGGTCTTGTCGGCCACTGCCGCCAGCTCCACAGGGGCGTCGTTTTCGTAATACGGGATTCCGATGCCTGAACCAAAAATCAGCTTTTCCGGACTGATCCGGTGCGCAGAACAGACCCTTTTGAAGATCTCAATAAAGATCTCGTAGTTCTCGGTGAGAGCCTGTGCATCAAGGCATTGCGTCCCGGAATAGATGTGGAACCCGCACAGATCCACATGGGGGAGAGCGCGCACACTGCGCACCGCAGCATCAATCTCCTCTTCGTCTATGCCAAACTGGCTGGGCTTACCACTCATGTTCAGGCCGAAGCCACGCGGCACGCGGCGCGGAGAAATCCGCATGAGCACTCGCTGCCGCCGACCCGCCAGAGCGGCGATTCTGTTTACCAGCTCCGCCTCCTCGACCGATTCGAGGACGATTTCGCCGATGCCCGCGTCGACAGATGTCTGCAGCTCGCCCGACGTCTTTCCGGGCCCGGTGAAACTCAGCTTTTGCGGCGGCCAATCTGCCTCTAACGCTCGCGACACTTCGCCCGCCGAGGAGACATCGAGCGCGTCTACGACACTCCGCATACGCCGCAAGATTCCCGAGTGGGGGTTGCTCTTCACTGCATAACTGATCCGGAACCGATTGCCGAAAGCCGACCGGAGTCGCCCGACGCGCTCACGGATGTGCTCCCAAAAGTAGACGTAGCAGGGGGTGCCGAAATCCTGCGCGATGCCGCGCAGTATCTCGTTCAGGTCGCGTTCCTCATTCAGCATGACAACTCGATATGAACTTCAAGATACGGTCGACGGAATCCAAGTTCTCCAAGGTGATCTCGTCAGGAGTGAATCTGATGTTGCCCTCCGATTCGACGAAGACGATCAGGTCAACCATGCTAGCCGAATCGATGATGCCCGAAGAAAACAGCGGCGTCTCATCGTCCACTGCCGTCAGTTCGACACCGAGTTTCTCTTGGATAAAGTTCAGCAAAGATTCTCTGATAAGTATCATCTTCGGCCCTCAGAGACCCGGACTCGCCGCGGTCTGGGGCGGCGTCCGCACCCCACCGTCGCCGTACTCCGCCACGAGTTTCTGCTGGTCCGGTTTACCGGTGAGCGTGCGCGGCATGTGGTCCACAAAAACAATCTCTTTGGGAATCATAAACGTTGGAAGCTTTGCGGTGAGGCTCTTCGCGACTGAGGCTGGATTCAGATCAACATCTTCCGCGATCGCCAGGAACGCAACGAGCATCGTCTGCCCGTTCCGCGGGATGCCAACCACAACAGCGTCTTTCACGCCAGGTACAGTCAAAATCTGGTTGTGGACCTCTTGCGGGTAAACGCGGTTGCCCATGATCTTCAGCATGCTGTCTCGTCGGCCTTTCAGGAACAGATAGCCCTCCTCATCCAGATAGCCCATGTCTCCGGTAAAGATGGCGAAGGGCGCGGGGTCATCCTCGCCGCAAAACGGATTGCGTCGGAGTTTTTTCTCCAGCTCCAGTGTGTCTGCTGTGCTCTCCAGATAACCCATCATCGTACCAAGGCCTGAGTGGATCACCTCTCCAACCTCGCCGGCGCGGCAGCGGGTGCCGTCCTCCCGAACCACATACACCCGCACGTCCGTAAAGGGCCTCCCAACACTCCCCAGCTTTCTATGGTATTCCTCGGGTCTCAGCGAGGTCGCCCGGAACGCTTCCGTCTGCCCATAGGTCTTAAAGATCTGCACGCCATCGAGGATTTCAGGAAACTTCCGCAGGTATTCCTCTGGAAGACTTCCCCCCGAGATAGTGACGTAGCGCAGCGAGGCCTGCCGGCCACGCTTATCGAACCGAACTCCGGAATGAATGACATCCTGCCAAATCGATGGGACGCCGGAGATTCCTGTTACCCGCCGCACCTCGGCAGCTGTCAGGATGTCCCTGGGTAACCAGGAATCGAGAAGCACGATCTCGCCTCCGACCGCCAACGCCGTCATGAGTTGGTTTAACCCGACATCGAACGAGAACGGCAGAACACTGAGGAGCACATCCGCGCTTGTCAATCCGAACAACGCGATCTCGGCGGCTACCCGGCGCATGAGATCCGCTTCGCTGATCAACACGCCCTTGGGTTGACCGGTAGATCCCGACGTGAACAGGCACACGGCGG
This window of the Candidatus Binatia bacterium genome carries:
- a CDS encoding type III PLP-dependent enzyme, translated to MLNEERDLNEILRGIAQDFGTPCYVYFWEHIRERVGRLRSAFGNRFRISYAVKSNPHSGILRRMRSVVDALDVSSAGEVSRALEADWPPQKLSFTGPGKTSGELQTSVDAGIGEIVLESVEEAELVNRIAALAGRRQRVLMRISPRRVPRGFGLNMSGKPSQFGIDEEEIDAAVRSVRALPHVDLCGFHIYSGTQCLDAQALTENYEIFIEIFKRVCSAHRISPEKLIFGSGIGIPYYENDAPVELAAVADKTNRALEALKTDSAFAATELVLETGRYLVGEAGFYLTRVIRKKRSRGVDICICDGGMNHHLGAAGHLGSVVQRNYRMFKVAAAGNNCDREQAYTLVGPLCTTIDTLGRQVKFNGLEPGDVIAIRSSGAYGATASPIYFISHPAPREIIVESTRDSVRVENSIELGGRGMTFTAEAAH
- a CDS encoding acyl carrier protein, coding for MILIRESLLNFIQEKLGVELTAVDDETPLFSSGIIDSASMVDLIVFVESEGNIRFTPDEITLENLDSVDRILKFISSCHAE
- a CDS encoding class I adenylate-forming enzyme family protein, whose translation is MKNLFQVVATHAAHSGSKIAASKWRPGAGFVETSYGALFRDAKRLAALYARLTPADSIVPMLVGKSAASIACMLAAIAARRPFCFVNPKYRAPQVAAILQATKAPVAITDAAGLVALRGACRHHPALARTTWVVLESEAPAGIHAQAMEELRAAANVIVVGDRDEGDDRRLGNEEDARPNAAAVCLFTSGSTGQPKGVLISEADLMRRVAAEIALFGLTSADVLLSVLPFSFDVGLNQLMTALAVGGEIVLLDSWLPRDILTAAEVRRVTGISGVPSIWQDVIHSGVRFDKRGRQASLRYVTISGGSLPEEYLRKFPEILDGVQIFKTYGQTEAFRATSLRPEEYHRKLGSVGRPFTDVRVYVVREDGTRCRAGEVGEVIHSGLGTMMGYLESTADTLELEKKLRRNPFCGEDDPAPFAIFTGDMGYLDEEGYLFLKGRRDSMLKIMGNRVYPQEVHNQILTVPGVKDAVVVGIPRNGQTMLVAFLAIAEDVDLNPASVAKSLTAKLPTFMIPKEIVFVDHMPRTLTGKPDQQKLVAEYGDGGVRTPPQTAASPGL